In Rhinoraja longicauda isolate Sanriku21f chromosome 38, sRhiLon1.1, whole genome shotgun sequence, the following are encoded in one genomic region:
- the c38h15orf39 gene encoding uncharacterized protein C15orf39 homolog isoform X2, which produces MMANKRNLECMDSFICSKIPRLDNEPNELSGEICKPSPFPNYAQENSLKYTGSYLAYHLRNRDGTDTSGIWSQARPYLQSTSNLSAQSRATDDAHLGNRLNQTELDIPPTTFQRSANEKDKLDLVKDLMNVRSKWVTFVERQKNLRNAPTLSGLLCPAAAGKRVLMASTLPAVHNCGNVAFPQPVYRSSICSGVGCSLENSADHFHRRGRETEWRMTTPVTSSCLIANNDQLMHTQQYGNPVLKNKSLPHGPSSAQPSSTDRISKETGSLAGLRSSLCQGYGAYSRNILQDPRYSMLQYGNMPSQASMHSLHNFQKPPLHPYSTSEGQQLQPPFYGEKLSPPKFPMPIQPKVVHSQNTILNQQNPYSLQHPHGYRAQISSCPYTSTQGTGGRIPVATSTFVGQLSSGNPYQQHSESLRYPVHSPPVQKGIPLTGPLIHPGLESGTQPGQLELQSPSRKSAPPFHHDPTNGKLPSSDILHFRPHVIVETQTDKRCYDSLNSLSNKEYIGQHQLISKHSAFQPVLSGKHLKGAFERPAVSPADQRPKDIYMHERHPSIDSSPISNHGILTFSKKNEIVNNKLVDSGLGDSPKSYNISPNRRVLELNFQSPSSSREDERLSASSPPMPVINNVFSLAPYRSYLEATGLFFSRCQKCQSDSNKSLHCSCSSENKTKHFSYAGVMNPDLFKQPPVQLSMGTSELQCKDAELQQSNPSNCTGVTSNEGLSGIHLRKAENEKNSIDIQRQDINLSPNLRIQNVAHQSSSSSTASQEFDHSAGKLGEMTKTDAESALDLSIKNKHQPMDVAQQQFSASCGSEEEQECGEEMKEEEKVSPGESTSNAEGPQRKVDDTPLTLPSGSSESREELRNEEVSNEKQQNTAESESHKRKPEAEAQSDIDVQTAVKTSVASSVVNHSALMLDLNKYKILRPAYFAVDGPNPTHPERETIDATKLNLLGSINPLRLFLRPLKLIMPNEPKSPLSPVPEVKKPPCEIKPSVPSNEESIPNENDSDVYFLSLHRSLCDMIARSMEETSEEVLRACLQDIEMQNRGQENPKLKSSLKSKNTTRNSEEVEMSKSQEIWLRYGHVQPTMQKLLSHLETYRFTRECPFPHVIRAGAVFIPIYLVKEKLFPSLKGAMIDQVFQEHKIELRPTTLSEEKKLQSELKLERCSSRLIKLLSLKQLPEIYPDLLNVLWHSCAKLRLDLPTHVGLDAPVQVSKTMTS; this is translated from the exons ATGATGGCCAATAAAAGAAATCTTGAATGCATGGATTCTTTCATTTGTAGCAAGATACCTCGACTGGACAACGAACCCAATGAATTATCAGGAGAGATTTGTAAACCCAGCCCGTTCCCCAATTATGCACAAGAAAACTCCCTTAAATACACTGGATCTTATTTAGCATATCATCTTAGAAATCGAGATGGAACCGACACCTCGGGAATCTGGAGTCAGGCGCGACCCTATTTACAAAGCACGAGTAATCTCTCTGCCCAGTCGCGAGCTACTGATGATGCTCATCTTGGCAACCGTTTGAATCAGACTGAACTCGACATTCCACCCACAACGTTTCAGCGATCTGCAAATGAGAAAGATAAACTTGATTTGGTCAAGGACCTGATGAATGTCCGGTCAAAGTGGGTCACTTTTGTTGAACGACAAAAGAACTTGAGGAATGCTCCGACCCTCTCGGGCTTACTCTGCCCAGCTGCCGCTGGGAAACGTGTCTTAATGGCGTCTACGTTACCTGCAGTCCATAACTGCGGAAATGTAGCATTTCCACAACCTGTATATAGAAGTAGCATCTGCAGCGGGGTTGGTTGCTCTTTGGAAAATTCGGCAGATCATTTTCACCGACGAGGACGGGAAACTGAATGGAGAATGACAACTCCGGTTACTTCAAGCTGTTTAATTGCAAATAATGATCAATTGATGCACACTCAGCAGTATGGTAATCCtgttttgaaaaataaatcattGCCTCATGGACCTAGCAGTGCACAGCCTAGTTCTACAGACAGAATCTCCAAAGAAACTGGAAGCCTAGCCGGACTACGGTCATCCCTGTGCCAAGGATATGGTGCGTACAGTAGGAATATTCTTCAAGATCCCAGATATTCTATGCTACAATATGGAAACATGCCAAGCCAGGCATCTATGCACAGCCTCCATAACTTCCAAAAACCTCCTTTACACCCATATTCAACAAGCGAAGGGCAACAGCTGCAGCCACCGTTCTACGGTGAGAAGTTGTCACCTCCAAAGTTTCCAATGCCAATTCAGCCAAAAGTTGTTCACTCGCAAAACACTATTTTAAATCAGCAAAATCCCTACTCATTGCAGCATCCACATGGCTACAGAGCACAGATAAGTAGTTGCCCATACACCTCAACTCAAGGCACAGGTGGGCGGATACCTGTAGCAACGTCCACGTTTGTAGGTCAGCTAAGCTCAGGAAACCCTTACCAACAGCACTCTGAATCTCTCAGGTATCCTGTTCATTCCCCTCCAGTGCAGAAAGGCATCCCCCTGACAGGTCCTTTGATTCATCCGGGTTTGGAATCCGGGACACAACCGGGACAGCTGGAGTTACAAAGCCCCTCTCGAAAAAGTGCTCCCCCATTTCACCACGATCCAACAAACGGAAAACTGCCTTCATCGGATATCCTGCACTTCAGGCCGCATGTTATTGTTGAAACACAAACAGATAAACGATGTTACGATTCATTAAATTCTCTTTCCAATAAGGAATATATTGGCCAGCATCAGCTGATCAGCAAACACAGTGCCTTTCAACCAGTACTCTCTGGAAAACATTTGAAGGGGGCATTCGAGAGACCAGCTGTCTCCCCTGCAGATCAAAGACCAAAGGACATTTATATGCATGAACGGCACCCAAGCATTGATAGTTCACCTATTAGTAATCATGGTATTTTAACTTTCAGTAAAAAGAATGAAATTGTTAATAACAAGCTAGTGGACTCTGGACTGGGTGACTCTCCAAAGAGTTACAATATTAGTCCAAACAGAAGAGTATTGGAGCTTAATTTCCAATCTCCCTCCTCTTCAAGGGAAGACGAGAGACTGTCTGCTTCTTCCCCGCCTATGCCTGTTATTAATAATGTGTTCAGTTTGGCACCTTACAGATCTTATCTGGAAGCCACAGGCCTGTTTTTCTCAAGGTGTCAGAAATGTCAGTCAGATTCCAATAAATCTTTACACTGTTCATGTTCTTCAGAAAACAAAACTAAGCATTTTAGCTATGCTGGGGTCATGAACCCCGACTTATTTAAGCAACCCCCTGTACAACTTTCAATGGGCACCAGTGAATTACAGTGCAAAGACGCTGAATTACAGCAAAGCAACCCCTCCAACTGCACAGGGGTCACTAGCAACGAAGGCCTATCAGGAATACATCTAAGGAAAGCAGAAAATGAGAAGAATTCCATAGACATACAGCGACAAGACATTAACTTGTCTCCTAACCTCAGGATTCAAAATGTTGCGCATCAAtcgagcagcagctctacagcaAGCCAAGAATTTGACCATAGCGCTGGAAAGCTTGGTGAGATGACCAAAACAGATGCCGAATCAGCCTTAGACCTCAGCATTAAGAATAAACATCAACCTATGGATGTCGCTCAACAACAGTTCTCAGCTTCCTGCGGATCTGAGGAAGAACAAGAATGTGGTGAAGAAATGAAAGAAGAAGAGAAAGTAAGTCCTGGAGAGTCCACGAGTAATGCGGAAGGACCACAAAGAAAAGTGGATGACACTCCGTTAACACTGCCTTCAGGTTCTAGCGAGTCCAGAGAGGAATTGAGGAACGAGGAAGTATCAAATGAAAagcagcaaaatactgcagaatcTGAGAGTCATAAGAGGAAACCAGAAGCGGAAGCACAATCTGATATCGATGTGCAAACAGCAGTTAAAACCTCTGTCGCGAGCAGTGTAGTTAATCATAGTGCCCTCATGTTGGATCTGAATAAATATAAAATACTGAGACCAGCCTATTTTGCAGTGGATGGACCCAATCCTACTCATCCAGAAAGAGAGACTATTGATGCTACAAAATTGAATTTACTTGGGTCGATTAATCCATTGAGATTGTTTCTGAGACCTCTGAAGTTAATCATGCCCAATGAGCCCAAATCGCCACTGAGTCCTGTTCCGGAAGTTAAGAAGCCTCCTTGTGAAATCAAGCCCAGTGTTCCCAGTAATGAAGAATCAATCCCCAACGAGAATGACAGTGACGTTTACTTTCTGAGTCTTCATCGGTCCCTGTGTGACATGATTGCTCGCTCTATGGAGGAAACCTCTGAAGAGGTTTTGCGTGCATGTTTACAGGACATTGAAATGCAGAACCGTGGCCAGGAAAATCCTAAATTGAAATCTTCACTAAAGTCTAAGAATACTACGAGAAACAGTGAGGAAGTAGAGATGTCAAAATCACAGGAGATTTGGCTCCGCTACGGGCATGTTCAACCAACCATGCAGAAACTGCTTTCTCATCTGGAGACCTACCGTTTCACCAGGGAGTGCCCATTTCCCCATGTAATAAGGGCAGGTGCGGTCTTTATTCCAATATATTTAGTGAAGGAGAAACTCTTTCCGAGCCTCAAGGGAGCGATGATTGATCAAGTTTTTCAGGAGCACAAAATAGAACTGCGACCGACAACTCTTTCGGAGGAGAAGAAGCTACAAAGTGAGTTGAAACTAGAACGATGTTCCTCGAGACTGATCAAGCTGCTCTCCCTTAAGCAACTGCCTGAAATCTATCCAGACTTGTTGAATGTTCTGTGGCATTCTTGTGCAAAGCTTCGTCTTG ATCTACCTACACATGTTGGTCTAGATGCTCCAGTGCAG GTGTCCAAAACGATGACGAGCTGA
- the c38h15orf39 gene encoding uncharacterized protein C15orf39 homolog isoform X1, whose product MMANKRNLECMDSFICSKIPRLDNEPNELSGEICKPSPFPNYAQENSLKYTGSYLAYHLRNRDGTDTSGIWSQARPYLQSTSNLSAQSRATDDAHLGNRLNQTELDIPPTTFQRSANEKDKLDLVKDLMNVRSKWVTFVERQKNLRNAPTLSGLLCPAAAGKRVLMASTLPAVHNCGNVAFPQPVYRSSICSGVGCSLENSADHFHRRGRETEWRMTTPVTSSCLIANNDQLMHTQQYGNPVLKNKSLPHGPSSAQPSSTDRISKETGSLAGLRSSLCQGYGAYSRNILQDPRYSMLQYGNMPSQASMHSLHNFQKPPLHPYSTSEGQQLQPPFYGEKLSPPKFPMPIQPKVVHSQNTILNQQNPYSLQHPHGYRAQISSCPYTSTQGTGGRIPVATSTFVGQLSSGNPYQQHSESLRYPVHSPPVQKGIPLTGPLIHPGLESGTQPGQLELQSPSRKSAPPFHHDPTNGKLPSSDILHFRPHVIVETQTDKRCYDSLNSLSNKEYIGQHQLISKHSAFQPVLSGKHLKGAFERPAVSPADQRPKDIYMHERHPSIDSSPISNHGILTFSKKNEIVNNKLVDSGLGDSPKSYNISPNRRVLELNFQSPSSSREDERLSASSPPMPVINNVFSLAPYRSYLEATGLFFSRCQKCQSDSNKSLHCSCSSENKTKHFSYAGVMNPDLFKQPPVQLSMGTSELQCKDAELQQSNPSNCTGVTSNEGLSGIHLRKAENEKNSIDIQRQDINLSPNLRIQNVAHQSSSSSTASQEFDHSAGKLGEMTKTDAESALDLSIKNKHQPMDVAQQQFSASCGSEEEQECGEEMKEEEKVSPGESTSNAEGPQRKVDDTPLTLPSGSSESREELRNEEVSNEKQQNTAESESHKRKPEAEAQSDIDVQTAVKTSVASSVVNHSALMLDLNKYKILRPAYFAVDGPNPTHPERETIDATKLNLLGSINPLRLFLRPLKLIMPNEPKSPLSPVPEVKKPPCEIKPSVPSNEESIPNENDSDVYFLSLHRSLCDMIARSMEETSEEVLRACLQDIEMQNRGQENPKLKSSLKSKNTTRNSEEVEMSKSQEIWLRYGHVQPTMQKLLSHLETYRFTRECPFPHVIRAGAVFIPIYLVKEKLFPSLKGAMIDQVFQEHKIELRPTTLSEEKKLQSELKLERCSSRLIKLLSLKQLPEIYPDLLNVLWHSCAKLRLGVQNDDELKKIAVTPNPAGKSGHKDQQTDSGSGGKKKKVKSRPPVKNPSSNEEKPEDGITVPRLGVKLRKRLRNDKVSSCVNSNPVCINSASSSSSANNVNSSSVDHSEKSCPTEPEQNPCAVELSKDPRPTPRKLCRGTKEILEERVRNTFGKRDSALVVKLNRVVIKNDSNGTDIPRPVMVKEPQTVAKKNPAALRLTRSTSKVHLLHGSIVRLKFHKPVKTTPCRNIILRPITTRKPLLTRNSQRLDQKKGLRPLSLRNHQENKYPNLVGKHIRHLYEENDKSESWYKGVVLRIHEKHENPLKTVYEIKYETEPDWKYYLELLQDYEKGWLRVDD is encoded by the exons ATGATGGCCAATAAAAGAAATCTTGAATGCATGGATTCTTTCATTTGTAGCAAGATACCTCGACTGGACAACGAACCCAATGAATTATCAGGAGAGATTTGTAAACCCAGCCCGTTCCCCAATTATGCACAAGAAAACTCCCTTAAATACACTGGATCTTATTTAGCATATCATCTTAGAAATCGAGATGGAACCGACACCTCGGGAATCTGGAGTCAGGCGCGACCCTATTTACAAAGCACGAGTAATCTCTCTGCCCAGTCGCGAGCTACTGATGATGCTCATCTTGGCAACCGTTTGAATCAGACTGAACTCGACATTCCACCCACAACGTTTCAGCGATCTGCAAATGAGAAAGATAAACTTGATTTGGTCAAGGACCTGATGAATGTCCGGTCAAAGTGGGTCACTTTTGTTGAACGACAAAAGAACTTGAGGAATGCTCCGACCCTCTCGGGCTTACTCTGCCCAGCTGCCGCTGGGAAACGTGTCTTAATGGCGTCTACGTTACCTGCAGTCCATAACTGCGGAAATGTAGCATTTCCACAACCTGTATATAGAAGTAGCATCTGCAGCGGGGTTGGTTGCTCTTTGGAAAATTCGGCAGATCATTTTCACCGACGAGGACGGGAAACTGAATGGAGAATGACAACTCCGGTTACTTCAAGCTGTTTAATTGCAAATAATGATCAATTGATGCACACTCAGCAGTATGGTAATCCtgttttgaaaaataaatcattGCCTCATGGACCTAGCAGTGCACAGCCTAGTTCTACAGACAGAATCTCCAAAGAAACTGGAAGCCTAGCCGGACTACGGTCATCCCTGTGCCAAGGATATGGTGCGTACAGTAGGAATATTCTTCAAGATCCCAGATATTCTATGCTACAATATGGAAACATGCCAAGCCAGGCATCTATGCACAGCCTCCATAACTTCCAAAAACCTCCTTTACACCCATATTCAACAAGCGAAGGGCAACAGCTGCAGCCACCGTTCTACGGTGAGAAGTTGTCACCTCCAAAGTTTCCAATGCCAATTCAGCCAAAAGTTGTTCACTCGCAAAACACTATTTTAAATCAGCAAAATCCCTACTCATTGCAGCATCCACATGGCTACAGAGCACAGATAAGTAGTTGCCCATACACCTCAACTCAAGGCACAGGTGGGCGGATACCTGTAGCAACGTCCACGTTTGTAGGTCAGCTAAGCTCAGGAAACCCTTACCAACAGCACTCTGAATCTCTCAGGTATCCTGTTCATTCCCCTCCAGTGCAGAAAGGCATCCCCCTGACAGGTCCTTTGATTCATCCGGGTTTGGAATCCGGGACACAACCGGGACAGCTGGAGTTACAAAGCCCCTCTCGAAAAAGTGCTCCCCCATTTCACCACGATCCAACAAACGGAAAACTGCCTTCATCGGATATCCTGCACTTCAGGCCGCATGTTATTGTTGAAACACAAACAGATAAACGATGTTACGATTCATTAAATTCTCTTTCCAATAAGGAATATATTGGCCAGCATCAGCTGATCAGCAAACACAGTGCCTTTCAACCAGTACTCTCTGGAAAACATTTGAAGGGGGCATTCGAGAGACCAGCTGTCTCCCCTGCAGATCAAAGACCAAAGGACATTTATATGCATGAACGGCACCCAAGCATTGATAGTTCACCTATTAGTAATCATGGTATTTTAACTTTCAGTAAAAAGAATGAAATTGTTAATAACAAGCTAGTGGACTCTGGACTGGGTGACTCTCCAAAGAGTTACAATATTAGTCCAAACAGAAGAGTATTGGAGCTTAATTTCCAATCTCCCTCCTCTTCAAGGGAAGACGAGAGACTGTCTGCTTCTTCCCCGCCTATGCCTGTTATTAATAATGTGTTCAGTTTGGCACCTTACAGATCTTATCTGGAAGCCACAGGCCTGTTTTTCTCAAGGTGTCAGAAATGTCAGTCAGATTCCAATAAATCTTTACACTGTTCATGTTCTTCAGAAAACAAAACTAAGCATTTTAGCTATGCTGGGGTCATGAACCCCGACTTATTTAAGCAACCCCCTGTACAACTTTCAATGGGCACCAGTGAATTACAGTGCAAAGACGCTGAATTACAGCAAAGCAACCCCTCCAACTGCACAGGGGTCACTAGCAACGAAGGCCTATCAGGAATACATCTAAGGAAAGCAGAAAATGAGAAGAATTCCATAGACATACAGCGACAAGACATTAACTTGTCTCCTAACCTCAGGATTCAAAATGTTGCGCATCAAtcgagcagcagctctacagcaAGCCAAGAATTTGACCATAGCGCTGGAAAGCTTGGTGAGATGACCAAAACAGATGCCGAATCAGCCTTAGACCTCAGCATTAAGAATAAACATCAACCTATGGATGTCGCTCAACAACAGTTCTCAGCTTCCTGCGGATCTGAGGAAGAACAAGAATGTGGTGAAGAAATGAAAGAAGAAGAGAAAGTAAGTCCTGGAGAGTCCACGAGTAATGCGGAAGGACCACAAAGAAAAGTGGATGACACTCCGTTAACACTGCCTTCAGGTTCTAGCGAGTCCAGAGAGGAATTGAGGAACGAGGAAGTATCAAATGAAAagcagcaaaatactgcagaatcTGAGAGTCATAAGAGGAAACCAGAAGCGGAAGCACAATCTGATATCGATGTGCAAACAGCAGTTAAAACCTCTGTCGCGAGCAGTGTAGTTAATCATAGTGCCCTCATGTTGGATCTGAATAAATATAAAATACTGAGACCAGCCTATTTTGCAGTGGATGGACCCAATCCTACTCATCCAGAAAGAGAGACTATTGATGCTACAAAATTGAATTTACTTGGGTCGATTAATCCATTGAGATTGTTTCTGAGACCTCTGAAGTTAATCATGCCCAATGAGCCCAAATCGCCACTGAGTCCTGTTCCGGAAGTTAAGAAGCCTCCTTGTGAAATCAAGCCCAGTGTTCCCAGTAATGAAGAATCAATCCCCAACGAGAATGACAGTGACGTTTACTTTCTGAGTCTTCATCGGTCCCTGTGTGACATGATTGCTCGCTCTATGGAGGAAACCTCTGAAGAGGTTTTGCGTGCATGTTTACAGGACATTGAAATGCAGAACCGTGGCCAGGAAAATCCTAAATTGAAATCTTCACTAAAGTCTAAGAATACTACGAGAAACAGTGAGGAAGTAGAGATGTCAAAATCACAGGAGATTTGGCTCCGCTACGGGCATGTTCAACCAACCATGCAGAAACTGCTTTCTCATCTGGAGACCTACCGTTTCACCAGGGAGTGCCCATTTCCCCATGTAATAAGGGCAGGTGCGGTCTTTATTCCAATATATTTAGTGAAGGAGAAACTCTTTCCGAGCCTCAAGGGAGCGATGATTGATCAAGTTTTTCAGGAGCACAAAATAGAACTGCGACCGACAACTCTTTCGGAGGAGAAGAAGCTACAAAGTGAGTTGAAACTAGAACGATGTTCCTCGAGACTGATCAAGCTGCTCTCCCTTAAGCAACTGCCTGAAATCTATCCAGACTTGTTGAATGTTCTGTGGCATTCTTGTGCAAAGCTTCGTCTTG GTGTCCAAAACGATGACGAGCTGAAGAAGATTGCCGTCACTCCAAATCCAGCTGGCAAGAGTGGTCATAAAGACCAGCAAACAGATTCTGGTTCTGGTGGGAAGAAGAAAAAAGTAAAAAGCAGACCTCCAGTTAAAAACCCTTCTTCCAATGAAGAAAAGCCTGAAGATGGCATTACCGTACCCAGACTTGGTGTAAAACTGAGGAAAAGGCTACGAAATGATAAAGTTTCCTCGTGTGTAAATTCCAACCCTGTATGTATTAATTCAGCAAGTAGTTCATCGTCTGCAAACAATGTTAACTCATCATCCGTTGATCATTCAGAAAAATCTTGCCCCACAGAACCTGAGCAAAATCCTTGTGCAGTGGAATTGTCCAAGGACCCTCGGCCAACTCCACGGAAACTATGCAGGGGTACCAAAGAGATCTTGGAGGAGAGGGTGAGAAATACTTTTGGAAAAAGGGACAGTGCTTTGGTAGTTAAGTTGAACAGAGTGGTCATTAAAAATGACAGTAATGGAACAGATATTCCCCGCCCTGTGATGGTTAAAGAACCCCAAACGGTGGCAAAGAAAAATCCAGCTGCACTAAGACTGACGAGGAGCACGTCCAAAGTTCACCTGCTCCATGGCTCGATCGTGCGACTAAAGTTTCATAAACCAGTAAAAACTACTCCCTGCAGAAACATAATATTGAGACCAATCACCACGAGAAAGCCTTTATTGACTCGTAACTCACAACGGCTGGATCAGAAGAAAGGTTTGAGACCTCTAAGCTTAAGAAATCATCAGGAAAATAAGTACCCAAATTTAGTGGGTAAACATATCAGGCATCTGTATGAGGAAAATGATAAATCTGAGTCTTGGTACAAAGGTGTCGTACTCAGAATACATGAAAAGCACGAGAATCCTTTAAAGACTGTGTATGAAATTAAATATGAGACAGAACCTGATTGGAAATACTACCTTGAACTCTTGCAAGATTATGAAAAGGGATGGCTGAGAGTTGATGACTGA